One Xyrauchen texanus isolate HMW12.3.18 chromosome 46, RBS_HiC_50CHRs, whole genome shotgun sequence DNA segment encodes these proteins:
- the chst1 gene encoding carbohydrate sulfotransferase 1 yields the protein MQCSWKAVILLALVSIAIQYTAIRTFTAKPFHMCPVPNPLNCGLGQDVEPFERTCDEYPYFNYNSSRKIHILILATTRSGSSFVGQLFNQHSDVFYLFEPLYHVQTTLIPHLSPSRYAVERRVMLGASRDLLRSLYNCDLHFLESYIKPQPANHTTDKLFRRGASKALCSMPVCDAFSPSEGNVDEGDCVRKCATLNLTLATESCREKHHVAIKTVRIPEVSDLKALIEDPRLNMKVIQLVRDPRGILSSRIETFRDTYRLWRIWRATGRKPYNLDLTQLTTVCDDFLNSVSTGLSRPPWLRGRYMLVRYEDLARNPLQKTKEVYEFLGLSMEKNIVDWIHNNTRGNNDVSAKHKYGTLRDSAANAESWRLKLSHDIVDYTQTVCQHILDELGYKAVNSPEELKNMSLSLIEDKTFIPFL from the coding sequence ATGCAATGTTCCTGGAAGGCTGTGATTCTGCTTGCATTGGTGTCCATAGCGATTCAATACACAGCAATCAGGACATTCACAGCCAAGCCTTTTCATATGTGCCCGGTCCCTAACCCTTTGAACTGCGGCTTGGGACAGGATGTGGAGCCCTTCGAACGGACGTGTGACGAGTACCCGTATTTTAATTACAATTCCTCCAGGAAGATTCACATCCTCATCTTGGCGACCACCCGAAGCGGCTCATCTTTCGTTGGACAGTTGTTCAACCAGCACTCAGATGTGTTCTATCTTTTTGAACCACTTTATCACGTTCAAACGACATTAATCCCTCACCTTTCTCCCAGCAGATATGCTGTTGAGCGCAGGGTGATGCTGGGAGCCAGTCGCGACCTTCTGAGAAGCTTGTACAACTGCGACTTGCATTTCTTAGAGAGTTACATTAAACCGCAGCCTGCAAACCACACCACGGACAAACTCTTTCGAAGAGGAGCCAGCAAAGCCCTTTGTTCCATGCCGGTCTGTGATGCCTTCAGCCCCAGCGAAGGCAATGTAGATGAGGGGGATTGTGTTCGAAAGTGTGCCACTCTCAATTTGACCCTAGCTACCGAATCGTGTCGAGAAAAGCATCACGTGGCCATTAAAACAGTGCGCATACCGGAGGTCAGTGACCTCAAGGCGCTAATCGAAGACCCTCGGCTTAACATGAAAGTGATCCAGCTTGTGAGGGATCCACGTGGGATATTATCTTCACGGATTGAAACCTTTCGGGACACGTACCGTCTGTGGCGGATCTGGAGAGCCACAGGGCGGAAACCATACAACTTGGATTTGACCCAGCTCACAACAGTGTGCGACGACTTCCTGAACTCTGTGTCCACAGGTTTAAGCCGGCCACCGTGGCTTCGGGGAAGGTACATGCTGGTAAGATACGAGGACCTGGCCAGGAACCCGCTCCAAAAAACCAAGGAGGTTTATGAGTTCCTGGGTCTTTCCATGGAAAAGAACATTGTGGACTGGATACACAACAACACCAGAGGCAATAATGATGTGTCAGCAAAGCATAAGTACGGCACGTTGAGGGACTCCGCAGCCAACGCAGAAAGCTGGAGGTTGAAATTGTCTCATGACATAGTTGATTACACGCAAACTGTTTGTCAGCACATTTTAGACGAGCTTGGCTACAAGGCTGTCAACTCCCCTGAGGAGCTGAAAAACATGTCGCTCTCGCTCATTGAGGACAAAACCTTCATACCTTTTTTGTAA